A genomic region of Chloracidobacterium sp. contains the following coding sequences:
- a CDS encoding TetR/AcrR family transcriptional regulator, with protein sequence MKGDARREQILMTAVHLFSQRGFDGTTTKEIAKAAGVSEAMVFRHFANKEELYGAILHTKGCQEGVRRFPWEENAKLQKAIKSDDDFAVFYHIALDAMNKHHADEAFMRLLFYSALEEHDLAQRFFDEFVIEVYKFIGGYISRRQRDKAFRKVNPRIVVRAFIGMLIHHSINNILWDKSRTILKVSNETAAKNFAEILLNGIRA encoded by the coding sequence ATGAAGGGCGACGCCCGACGTGAGCAGATATTGATGACCGCTGTCCATCTCTTCTCACAACGCGGCTTTGATGGTACGACCACAAAAGAGATCGCCAAGGCCGCCGGTGTATCCGAGGCGATGGTCTTTCGGCATTTTGCCAATAAAGAGGAACTCTACGGCGCGATACTGCACACCAAAGGCTGCCAGGAAGGCGTAAGGCGTTTTCCGTGGGAGGAAAACGCGAAGCTGCAAAAGGCGATCAAGAGCGATGACGATTTTGCAGTCTTCTATCACATCGCTCTCGACGCAATGAATAAGCACCACGCCGATGAGGCATTCATGCGTCTGTTATTTTACTCGGCGCTAGAGGAGCACGATCTAGCTCAGCGCTTCTTTGATGAATTTGTCATAGAAGTCTACAAGTTCATCGGCGGATATATCTCGCGTCGGCAACGTGACAAGGCATTTAGGAAGGTGAATCCGCGGATCGTCGTGCGGGCGTTTATAGGGATGCTCATACATCATTCCATTAACAACATCCTCTGGGACAAGAGCCGAACGATCTTGAAGGTATCGAACGAGACAGCGGCGAAGAACTTTGCCGAGATTCTTCTGAATGGCATTAGGGCGTAG
- a CDS encoding TolC family protein yields MLKFSHVLLISFFALAVISSRAQVPSPSPETITVPAIAPDYRSDDRLLPDLGRVGVDIADQQTLTLREAIELSLENNRDIEISRKTVTMAEFDLKATRGAFQARLTGQAYYDRTTAPNVSIFSSNQKTTVGTMFGNASISAASERFGTIATASLSNQRLATDNPISILSPQLNASLGLSVLQPLFRGRKTDVARRSLALAKRNIELSDTQFRQRSIETVANVEKAYWDLAFALRNLQVQRDAVRDARSQLDHNRRLVDEGQLAPIDIVAAETQVATFEQAVYDALNTVNLAENALKFLLSSNRSDPLWRRSITPIEPVDQAVPTTTLGEAMDTALAQRPELDLNRTQKEINLIDQRLYKDQTKPQIDFTASITETGIGGSANPNFSPDFPTACQTNPNSPACQQQQANLALLIGSPYRGVFAHRYPVFRVGINFNIPLPGDKAAKAQLGRARVEADRLEVQREQVEQGIEVEVRNALQAVRTVEARLRAAAIARENLTRQYDSESRKMLAGQSDVYRVLERQTALAAGRSSELRARTELNKAIAELQRAMGNTLKANNIELK; encoded by the coding sequence ATGCTGAAGTTTAGTCACGTTCTATTGATCTCGTTCTTTGCCTTAGCGGTCATCTCGTCCCGCGCACAGGTGCCGTCACCGTCGCCCGAGACCATAACAGTTCCGGCAATAGCTCCCGACTATCGAAGCGACGACCGGCTCTTGCCCGATCTCGGCCGCGTCGGTGTTGATATCGCCGATCAGCAAACCTTGACACTCAGAGAGGCGATCGAACTCTCCCTAGAGAACAACCGCGACATTGAGATTTCGCGCAAGACAGTTACGATGGCCGAGTTCGACCTAAAAGCGACCCGCGGTGCTTTCCAGGCACGCCTGACCGGTCAGGCATATTATGATCGGACAACTGCCCCGAACGTCAGTATTTTCAGCAGTAATCAGAAAACGACGGTCGGCACCATGTTTGGCAATGCGTCTATCTCGGCGGCATCAGAACGGTTCGGAACTATTGCCACAGCCTCGCTCAGCAACCAGCGTCTGGCGACGGACAACCCGATCTCGATCCTCAGCCCGCAGCTCAATGCAAGCCTTGGCCTCTCGGTGCTGCAGCCGCTATTCCGCGGCCGCAAGACGGATGTTGCCCGGCGCTCGCTTGCCCTAGCAAAGCGCAACATTGAGTTAAGCGATACTCAGTTTCGCCAGCGGTCGATCGAAACGGTCGCGAATGTCGAAAAGGCGTATTGGGACCTCGCATTCGCCCTTAGAAATCTTCAGGTCCAGCGCGATGCGGTTCGCGACGCCAGATCGCAGCTCGATCACAACCGCCGCCTCGTCGACGAAGGCCAGTTGGCACCAATAGACATTGTGGCGGCCGAGACACAGGTTGCCACGTTTGAACAGGCCGTTTATGACGCATTAAATACGGTTAATCTCGCAGAGAACGCGCTCAAGTTCCTTCTTTCGTCTAACCGAAGCGACCCGCTTTGGCGCCGTTCGATCACGCCGATAGAGCCGGTCGACCAGGCCGTACCAACGACAACGCTCGGCGAGGCAATGGACACGGCTCTTGCGCAACGGCCTGAGCTTGACCTCAACAGAACTCAGAAGGAGATCAACCTGATCGACCAGCGGCTGTATAAGGACCAGACCAAGCCTCAGATCGACTTCACGGCGAGTATCACCGAGACGGGAATTGGAGGGAGTGCGAATCCGAACTTTAGCCCAGATTTTCCGACGGCATGTCAGACGAATCCAAATTCGCCGGCGTGTCAGCAGCAGCAGGCCAACCTGGCTTTGCTTATCGGCAGTCCGTACCGCGGCGTTTTTGCTCACAGGTATCCGGTCTTTCGCGTCGGCATCAACTTCAATATTCCACTCCCGGGTGATAAGGCCGCAAAGGCCCAACTTGGCCGGGCCCGTGTGGAGGCTGATCGGCTTGAGGTTCAGCGCGAGCAGGTAGAACAAGGCATCGAGGTCGAGGTACGAAACGCGCTGCAGGCCGTAAGGACGGTGGAAGCGAGACTGAGGGCGGCTGCAATTGCTCGTGAGAATCTGACCCGACAGTACGATTCAGAAAGCCGCAAGATGCTAGCCGGACAATCCGATGTTTATAGGGTCCTCGAGCGCCAGACCGCTCTGGCCGCGGGCCGAAGCAGTGAGCTTCGAGCGCGCACCGAACTTAACAAAGCCATCGCCGAACTCCAGCGAGCGATGGGAAACACCCTGAAGGCTAACAATATTGAGCTAAAATAG
- the xylF gene encoding D-xylose ABC transporter substrate-binding protein, with protein MKHIKLLVLFVLLMAVTCSLGCGPATVTSDGPSAKKVRIGFAMDALKQERWQKDRDLFLQRAAELGAEVLLQTADGNDEAQMKQVESLLTQGIDVLVIVPHNAEVAGAMVEMARKQGVPVVSYDRLVKNSEPDLYVSFDNERVGELQAEYLFEKMPKGNYVLIGGAPTDNNSLLLRKGQLNILQAAIDRGDIKVVADQWAKEWLAEEALKHAENALTQNNNKIDAMVVSNDGTAGGVIEALNAQGLAGKVLVSGQDAELAALQRIVRGTQAMTVYKPISRLAPAAVEAAIALARKEKLNTTRTVNNGRIEVPSILIEPIPVDKNNIDTTVVKDGFQDREKIYKEN; from the coding sequence ATGAAGCATATCAAACTCCTGGTCCTCTTCGTGCTCCTGATGGCGGTGACATGCAGTTTGGGCTGCGGTCCGGCGACGGTTACGTCGGACGGGCCGTCGGCGAAGAAGGTTCGGATCGGCTTCGCGATGGATGCCTTAAAACAGGAGCGCTGGCAAAAGGATCGCGACCTTTTCCTGCAACGTGCCGCAGAACTCGGTGCTGAGGTGCTGCTCCAAACTGCTGACGGCAATGACGAAGCGCAGATGAAGCAGGTCGAGAGCCTGTTGACGCAGGGTATCGATGTGCTGGTTATCGTCCCGCACAACGCAGAAGTCGCGGGTGCGATGGTCGAGATGGCCCGCAAACAGGGCGTGCCGGTCGTTTCATATGACAGGCTCGTGAAGAACAGTGAGCCGGACCTTTACGTTTCATTCGATAATGAACGGGTCGGCGAATTACAGGCAGAATATCTCTTCGAAAAGATGCCGAAAGGCAATTATGTGTTGATCGGCGGAGCCCCGACGGACAACAACTCACTGTTGCTGCGAAAAGGCCAATTAAACATCCTTCAAGCAGCGATTGACCGCGGCGACATTAAGGTTGTTGCCGATCAGTGGGCCAAGGAGTGGCTTGCTGAGGAGGCCCTCAAGCACGCCGAGAATGCGCTAACGCAGAACAATAACAAGATTGATGCGATGGTGGTCTCAAATGATGGGACTGCGGGCGGCGTCATCGAGGCACTGAACGCCCAAGGCCTCGCCGGCAAAGTCCTCGTATCAGGCCAGGACGCTGAACTTGCCGCCTTGCAGCGCATCGTCAGAGGCACGCAAGCGATGACCGTCTACAAGCCGATCTCACGGCTAGCTCCTGCTGCTGTTGAAGCCGCCATAGCTCTTGCAAGAAAAGAAAAGCTTAACACGACCCGCACCGTCAACAACGGCCGCATCGAAGTTCCCTCGATACTCATTGAGCCGATACCCGTCGATAAGAACAACATCGATACAACGGTCGTCAAGGACGGATTTCAGGACCGCGAAAAGATCTACAAGGAAAACTGA
- a CDS encoding DUF3828 domain-containing protein — MKNDLFVPAALLCLACLGCSLADKLNNKPTNTEWTNTNTNSNVTEPSPEGGDEGQDRAGSAQALVSDLYKDHDTGRSPFFQTRDRGLVDRFFTKPLADMIWKDSMNATTEIGAIDFDALYDAQDVEKKGFSVGSAEVSGDSATVVATFTNYGEKKRVTFLLRSTGGVWKIDDVRYQNGNSLMGLYRQTYGKGETKTNAPTVKNVAGEFEGTFRVGDTTCTVRPIRMAFEVRWAKGRGSEVFVFRSGNAFDSDDGNSFEFDDENYNSGTFYRADGKTFPVRRAN, encoded by the coding sequence ATGAAGAACGATCTCTTTGTCCCGGCCGCCCTGCTTTGCCTCGCATGCCTGGGTTGTTCCCTTGCAGATAAACTGAACAACAAGCCGACAAATACCGAGTGGACCAATACAAATACTAACTCGAACGTAACAGAACCGTCACCGGAAGGTGGCGACGAGGGCCAAGACCGGGCCGGGTCGGCTCAAGCCTTGGTCTCAGACCTATACAAGGATCACGATACGGGCCGCAGCCCCTTCTTTCAGACGCGCGACCGAGGTCTTGTCGATCGGTTCTTCACAAAACCGCTCGCCGATATGATCTGGAAGGATTCAATGAACGCCACGACTGAGATCGGGGCTATAGACTTTGACGCGCTATATGATGCCCAGGACGTTGAGAAGAAAGGCTTTTCCGTTGGTTCGGCTGAGGTCAGCGGTGATTCGGCGACGGTCGTTGCGACATTCACGAACTATGGCGAGAAGAAGCGCGTAACCTTCCTCCTTAGATCGACAGGCGGCGTCTGGAAGATCGATGACGTTAGGTACCAGAACGGAAACTCGTTGATGGGGCTGTATCGACAAACTTACGGGAAGGGCGAGACCAAGACCAACGCGCCCACGGTCAAAAACGTTGCCGGTGAGTTTGAGGGAACCTTTCGCGTCGGTGACACGACCTGCACGGTAAGGCCAATTCGGATGGCTTTCGAAGTCCGTTGGGCAAAGGGACGCGGCAGCGAAGTGTTTGTTTTCAGGAGCGGCAACGCCTTTGATTCCGATGACGGCAACAGCTTTGAGTTCGACGATGAGAACTATAACTCGGGTACATTCTATCGCGCGGACGGCAAGACGTTTCCGGTTCGACGAGCGAATTAG
- a CDS encoding NAD(P)H-quinone oxidoreductase yields MRAVYISEFGRLDGIEVRDIPPPEEPRGDAILVKVHAAGINRADILQAKGLYPPPPTYDPHLPGLEFAGKITAIGSTVSTWKLGDRVFGIVSAGGQAEFVLTHSSLITAIPDDLDYLAAAAVSEAFVTAHDAVITQAGLTACETILVHAVGSGVGLAALQLAKATGATVIGTSRTADKLDRCQPFGLDVAIDAADGDFTDKVMHATSGRGVDVILDLVGGSYFQRNLACLAERGRLMLVGLTSGRKAEFDLGLALKKRLVIRGTVLRSRTFAEKVAVTDRFSREVLPMLVNGHVRPNVDSVFPMSQVADAYARVASNVNFGKVVLEL; encoded by the coding sequence ATGCGAGCGGTCTACATTAGTGAGTTTGGCCGTTTGGATGGGATTGAGGTACGAGACATTCCGCCTCCGGAAGAGCCGCGCGGCGACGCTATTCTCGTCAAGGTTCACGCGGCCGGTATCAATCGGGCTGATATTCTCCAGGCCAAGGGACTATACCCGCCGCCGCCCACGTACGATCCTCACTTGCCCGGCCTGGAATTCGCAGGCAAGATCACGGCGATTGGCAGCACTGTCTCGACATGGAAACTCGGCGATCGTGTATTTGGAATAGTCTCGGCCGGTGGACAGGCAGAATTTGTGCTGACGCATTCGTCGCTGATCACTGCGATACCCGATGACCTTGATTATCTTGCCGCGGCTGCGGTTTCTGAAGCATTTGTTACGGCTCATGATGCCGTTATTACGCAGGCCGGCCTAACCGCGTGCGAAACTATCCTCGTCCATGCGGTCGGCTCGGGCGTCGGCCTGGCCGCGCTTCAGCTTGCCAAAGCCACGGGTGCGACGGTGATCGGCACATCAAGGACGGCTGACAAGCTTGACCGGTGCCAACCGTTCGGTCTCGATGTTGCAATTGACGCTGCCGACGGAGATTTCACAGACAAGGTCATGCACGCAACCAGCGGACGAGGCGTTGACGTCATCCTCGACCTTGTTGGCGGCTCCTATTTCCAGCGGAATCTTGCGTGCCTAGCCGAAAGAGGACGATTGATGCTCGTCGGACTGACATCGGGCCGCAAAGCAGAGTTCGATCTGGGTTTGGCCCTCAAGAAACGGCTCGTAATACGGGGCACCGTGCTGCGCTCGCGCACCTTTGCCGAGAAAGTTGCTGTGACCGACCGCTTTTCGCGGGAAGTACTGCCGATGCTCGTTAACGGTCATGTTAGGCCTAACGTGGACAGTGTTTTTCCTATGTCTCAAGTGGCTGATGCCTATGCTCGCGTGGCATCGAACGTAAATTTCGGAAAGGTTGTATTAGAGCTCTAG
- a CDS encoding efflux RND transporter periplasmic adaptor subunit — translation MITKKQFAVLGWIVAAGLGASCSSRNSTGSNSANNQPTIVDITTAQAVTRQIPTYFEATGNLAGDAQTDVAPVIGGKIVEVNFDVGSYVEKGSVLVRLDDRDARLRLEQAEAQVVQQRRAVDTATATLRQAQVRLGLKDGETFDIETFSQVKSTRANLVLAEKELARAERLFATEDVSRSFLDQRRAQRDALIGQLDEARSNAAVAVRAINSAEAQVAAARSGIATAETQVDQARKALTDTAIRAPISGYIAERVADLGEFITPNAPNTKVATIVRTSTLRLKIDVPEQSIGKVETGQGISLQVSAYPDRNFLGTVARILPSLNATARTLTVEAEVPNGEGLLKPGQFATVRIAQSKGENAVMVPAAAVRTEGDLSRVFVVKDGAAREQLVQTGILEGDMLQIKQGIAEGDVIATSAIGELSDGVLVRQVN, via the coding sequence ATGATCACGAAGAAACAGTTTGCAGTACTCGGCTGGATCGTGGCGGCGGGCTTGGGGGCGTCCTGCAGTTCGCGCAACTCAACCGGCAGCAATTCCGCCAACAATCAGCCGACGATCGTCGATATCACAACGGCCCAGGCCGTCACACGGCAGATACCGACGTACTTTGAAGCTACGGGCAATCTTGCAGGTGATGCGCAGACTGATGTTGCGCCGGTCATTGGCGGTAAGATCGTTGAGGTCAATTTCGATGTCGGGAGCTATGTCGAGAAGGGCAGCGTCCTGGTGCGCCTTGACGATCGTGACGCGCGGCTGCGGCTCGAACAGGCCGAGGCTCAGGTCGTGCAGCAGCGACGGGCCGTTGACACCGCGACGGCCACACTCAGGCAAGCGCAGGTGCGGCTTGGCCTGAAGGACGGTGAGACGTTCGATATCGAAACATTCTCGCAGGTAAAATCGACGCGGGCGAATCTCGTTCTTGCCGAGAAAGAACTCGCTCGGGCAGAGCGGCTGTTTGCTACGGAGGACGTATCGCGATCGTTCCTTGACCAGCGACGGGCGCAGCGTGACGCCTTGATCGGCCAGCTTGATGAGGCCCGCTCCAACGCCGCCGTAGCTGTTAGGGCGATCAACTCGGCTGAGGCACAGGTCGCCGCAGCTCGCTCGGGCATTGCAACAGCCGAAACGCAGGTAGATCAGGCACGAAAAGCACTCACCGACACGGCCATTCGGGCTCCGATCAGCGGCTATATTGCCGAACGCGTGGCCGATCTGGGCGAATTCATTACGCCCAACGCACCAAACACAAAGGTTGCGACCATTGTCCGGACAAGCACCCTGCGGCTCAAGATAGACGTTCCTGAACAATCTATCGGCAAGGTGGAGACAGGACAGGGTATTTCGCTCCAGGTCAGTGCTTATCCGGATCGAAACTTTTTAGGAACAGTTGCCCGGATCCTGCCAAGCCTTAATGCCACCGCTCGAACGCTAACGGTAGAGGCTGAGGTGCCGAACGGCGAGGGCCTGCTCAAACCGGGCCAATTTGCGACCGTAAGGATCGCTCAGTCAAAGGGTGAGAATGCCGTTATGGTTCCGGCCGCAGCCGTCAGAACGGAGGGCGACCTTAGCCGTGTATTTGTCGTAAAAGATGGGGCGGCGAGGGAGCAGCTTGTCCAGACAGGCATCCTCGAAGGGGACATGCTCCAGATCAAGCAAGGCATTGCGGAGGGCGACGTGATCGCAACTAGTGCGATTGGCGAATTATCGGACGGCGTCCTGGTCCGACAGGTAAATTGA
- a CDS encoding efflux RND transporter permease subunit — translation MQWLAEVCVKRPVFATMLVMSLVVVGAFSFLSLGVDLFPKIDFPTITVTVINPGASPEEVETEITEKVEEAVNTISGIDELRSTSIEGVSQVFVQFVLEKDVNVAAQEVENRVQTVIPNLPDTAEQPTVQKLDTDAAPVLRISISAPRSRRDVTEIAKNKVKERIESINGVGQVTIIGGQERQINVWVDPDKMRSYNVTPAEVAGSLRIQNMEFPSGRLDEGQTETSVRTVGKIAKPEEFNEVVVATRGGYQVKIKDLGYVEDGAEEPRSEARLNGQPAVTLVVSKQSGQNTVSVAHDIKERLKEIEPTLPKDFQMRIIGDNSIFIENSLRNIEEHLIVGSILAAIVVFLFLWSFRSTFIAGLAIPTSIISTFALMYAMGYTLNSITMLSLTLMVGIVIDDAIVVLENIYRFVDEKGMNPFQAAIEGTREIGPAVMATTLSLMAVFVPIGFMQGIVGRFMSSFGLTAAFAVAVSLIVSFTLTPMLAARLIKAKKDTHRQIAESESEIHGDGMIAEAEASSHYQGWFRHLDGVYTWMLRFSMGHRWVIIGLVVLVFLSIVPLFVFVGKNFLPVDDQSQFEIQIRAPEGSSLTATSQIFERIASEVRKIPGVTDTLATVGGGQQQVVNSGTIYVKLADVKNRAKSQEAMMADARELLKGFPAELRTSVQQVQAFSGGGFRNANVQFLISGPDIKKLEEYSDKILAKMRTIQDAVDIDSTLISGKPELRLEVDRNTAADLGVRVGDVSQALNTLVAGQEATTFNAGTDQYEVRVRAINPFRTSIEGLNRLIVPSSKVGWVTLDRVVKSSAGTGPSSVDRTNRQRQVTLLANTRPGGSAANITSAINDYVKELDLPAGYRTGYVGQSKEMGKAGFYFLLAFALSFVFMYIVLAAQFESFIHPVTILLTLPLSIPFGIFSLLIMGQTVNIFSGLGLLLLFGVVKKNAILQIDHTNHLRSQGMSRYDAIIQANRDRLRPILMTTIALVAGMIPLVVGTGAGSGTNRSIGVLVVGGQTLCLLLTLLAVPVFYSLFDDLAELKLFRYVNRVAEWLFGGIKRRFAGATSSVFTRQ, via the coding sequence ATGCAGTGGTTAGCCGAGGTCTGTGTCAAACGTCCGGTATTCGCGACGATGCTTGTCATGTCGCTCGTGGTGGTGGGGGCATTTTCGTTCCTGAGCCTCGGCGTCGACCTCTTTCCAAAGATCGACTTTCCGACGATCACTGTGACCGTGATCAATCCCGGCGCATCACCCGAGGAGGTCGAGACCGAGATCACGGAAAAGGTCGAGGAGGCTGTCAATACAATAAGCGGCATCGATGAGCTTCGCTCGACTTCGATCGAGGGCGTCTCGCAGGTCTTTGTCCAGTTCGTTCTCGAGAAGGATGTGAACGTTGCGGCGCAAGAGGTCGAGAACCGCGTCCAGACCGTTATTCCCAATCTGCCTGACACGGCCGAACAGCCCACGGTCCAGAAGCTGGACACGGATGCGGCTCCTGTGCTGCGGATCTCGATCTCAGCTCCGCGTTCCCGACGCGACGTCACTGAGATCGCAAAGAACAAGGTCAAAGAACGCATCGAATCGATCAACGGCGTCGGCCAGGTCACGATCATCGGCGGCCAGGAACGTCAGATCAACGTCTGGGTCGATCCAGACAAGATGCGTTCGTATAACGTTACGCCGGCCGAGGTTGCTGGCTCACTCCGTATTCAAAACATGGAGTTTCCTTCAGGCCGCCTCGACGAGGGACAAACTGAAACGAGCGTTCGAACGGTCGGAAAGATAGCAAAGCCGGAGGAATTCAACGAAGTAGTGGTCGCAACGCGAGGCGGCTATCAGGTCAAGATCAAGGATCTGGGTTATGTCGAGGACGGAGCCGAAGAACCGCGGTCAGAAGCTCGGCTGAACGGACAGCCTGCCGTCACGCTTGTCGTCTCAAAACAGTCCGGGCAGAATACCGTCTCTGTCGCGCATGACATCAAAGAACGCCTGAAAGAGATCGAACCGACGCTCCCGAAGGACTTTCAGATGCGGATCATCGGAGACAACTCGATCTTCATCGAGAACTCCCTACGCAACATCGAGGAACACCTGATCGTCGGTTCGATCCTGGCGGCTATCGTGGTCTTCCTGTTCTTATGGAGCTTTCGCTCAACGTTTATCGCAGGGCTTGCGATACCGACATCGATAATTTCGACCTTCGCACTGATGTATGCAATGGGATACACGCTCAATTCGATCACGATGCTCTCGCTCACGCTGATGGTCGGCATCGTGATCGATGATGCGATCGTCGTGCTCGAGAACATCTATCGGTTTGTCGACGAAAAGGGAATGAACCCATTCCAGGCAGCTATCGAGGGCACGCGCGAGATCGGTCCGGCCGTGATGGCGACCACACTCTCGTTGATGGCCGTGTTCGTGCCCATCGGCTTTATGCAGGGCATCGTCGGCAGGTTTATGTCTTCATTTGGCCTGACGGCTGCTTTTGCGGTCGCAGTATCGTTGATAGTCTCCTTCACACTGACGCCGATGCTGGCGGCCAGGCTCATCAAGGCTAAGAAAGACACGCACCGGCAGATCGCAGAGAGCGAATCTGAGATACACGGTGATGGCATGATCGCCGAGGCCGAAGCCAGCAGCCATTACCAAGGTTGGTTTCGACATCTCGACGGCGTCTATACATGGATGCTTCGATTCTCGATGGGTCATCGATGGGTGATCATCGGCCTGGTCGTGCTAGTATTTCTCAGCATTGTTCCGCTCTTCGTATTCGTCGGCAAGAACTTTTTACCGGTGGATGACCAATCTCAATTCGAGATCCAGATACGAGCTCCCGAAGGGTCAAGCCTGACAGCCACCTCGCAGATATTTGAGCGGATCGCATCGGAGGTCAGAAAGATCCCGGGTGTTACCGACACTCTCGCTACGGTCGGAGGCGGGCAGCAACAGGTCGTAAATTCAGGCACGATATATGTCAAGCTGGCGGACGTCAAGAATCGCGCCAAGTCTCAAGAGGCCATGATGGCCGATGCGCGCGAGCTGCTCAAAGGCTTCCCGGCCGAGCTGCGCACAAGCGTCCAACAGGTTCAGGCCTTTTCCGGTGGCGGCTTTCGAAACGCTAATGTGCAGTTCTTGATTTCAGGGCCTGACATCAAGAAGCTCGAGGAATACTCAGATAAGATCCTCGCTAAAATGAGGACGATCCAAGATGCCGTCGATATTGACTCAACGCTCATATCGGGCAAGCCGGAACTGCGGCTGGAGGTAGACCGTAACACGGCGGCCGATCTGGGCGTTCGCGTCGGCGATGTGTCCCAAGCCTTGAACACGCTGGTTGCCGGGCAGGAAGCCACCACATTCAATGCCGGCACGGATCAATACGAGGTTCGCGTACGGGCGATCAATCCGTTTCGAACAAGTATTGAGGGCCTCAATCGCCTTATTGTGCCGTCATCAAAGGTAGGCTGGGTCACGCTTGACCGTGTAGTCAAGTCGTCAGCGGGAACAGGTCCGAGTTCGGTTGATCGCACGAACCGCCAGCGTCAGGTAACTCTGCTCGCCAATACAAGGCCCGGCGGATCAGCCGCAAATATTACATCAGCGATCAACGATTATGTTAAGGAGCTTGATCTGCCGGCGGGTTACCGCACCGGCTATGTCGGCCAGTCAAAGGAGATGGGCAAGGCCGGATTCTACTTTTTACTCGCCTTCGCTCTTTCGTTCGTATTCATGTACATCGTGCTCGCTGCACAGTTCGAGTCCTTTATTCATCCGGTGACGATCCTGCTGACACTACCTCTTTCCATTCCGTTCGGCATATTCAGCCTGCTCATCATGGGACAGACGGTAAATATTTTCTCGGGCCTCGGGTTGCTCTTGCTGTTCGGTGTGGTGAAAAAGAATGCGATCCTGCAGATCGACCATACCAATCACCTCCGTTCGCAGGGAATGTCGCGCTATGACGCGATCATTCAGGCCAATCGCGACAGGCTGCGGCCGATACTTATGACAACGATCGCCTTGGTCGCAGGCATGATCCCACTGGTCGTCGGCACTGGCGCCGGTTCAGGCACTAACCGATCTATCGGTGTTCTCGTGGTCGGAGGCCAAACATTGTGTCTGCTCCTCACTCTGCTTGCGGTTCCCGTCTTCTATTCACTCTTTGACGATCTCGCTGAACTGAAGCTGTTCCGATACGTCAATCGTGTTGCCGAGTGGCTCTTCGGCGGCATCAAGCGGCGGTTCGCCGGTGCTACAAGTTCAGTTTTTACAAGGCAGTAA